Proteins encoded in a region of the Sparus aurata chromosome 6, fSpaAur1.1, whole genome shotgun sequence genome:
- the alas1 gene encoding 5-aminolevulinate synthase, non-specific, mitochondrial: protein MDVLLRRCPFLARVPQAFLQQTKKSLVVYAQQCPIMMELASKPMAPSMARALCSSSSSSSYQKTEDTMSASEAKKVAPKLPACHPMPPQGQAVASKCPFLAAEMGQKNSSVVRQVGMEFQEDVQEVRTVQKEVSPSQLKKPSMENNMKGSGDEQTNLMKALLKQRPKRVSHLLQDNLPDSMSRFRYDDFLEKKIVEKKNDHTYRVFKTVNRLANEFPMADDFSGSLEDKREVSVWCSNDYLGMSRHPRVVQSIMDTLRKHGSGAGGTRNISGTSKFHVELEHELADLHNKDAALLFTSCFVANDSTLFTLAKMLPGCEIYSDAGNHASMIQGIRNSGVKKFIFRHNDVAHLRELLQKGDPTKPKIVAFETVHSMDGAVCPLEEMCDVSHEFGAITFVDEVHAVGLYGAKGGGIGDRDGIMHKMDIISGTLGKAFGCVGGYIASTAALIDTVRSYAAGFIFTTSLPPMLLAGARQSIQVLKGEEGRSLRRKHQRNVKLLRQMLMDSGLPVVHCPSHIIPVRVSDAEKNTEVCDLMMSRHNIYVQAINYPTVARGEELLRIAPTPHHTPEMMKYFVERLVDTWKEVGLELNPHSSAECTFCQQPLHFELMSDREKSYFSGLSHPISACA, encoded by the exons ATGGATGTGCTGTTGCGTCGCTGTCCGTTCCTGGCTCGTGTGCCCCAGGCCTTCCTCCAGCAGACCAAAAAGTCTCTGGTGGTGTACGCCCAGCAATGCCCCATCATGATGGAGCTGGCCTCTAAGCCCATGGCCCCATCAATGGCACGGGCCTTatgctcctcctcttcatcctcctcttacCAGAAGACCGAGGACACCATGTCTGCCAGTGAAG CCAAGAAAGTGGCGCCCAAGCTGCCTGCTTGCCACCCTATGCCACCCCAAGGCCAGGCAGTGGCCTCTAAATGCCCTTTCCTAGCTGCTGAGATGGGCCAGAAGAACAGCAGTGTGGTCCGCCAGGTCGGCATGGAGTTCCAAGAGGATGTTCAGGAAGTCCGTACTGTCCAGAAGG AAGTGTCCCCTTCCCAGCTGAAGAAGCCGTCCATGGAGAATAACATGAAGGGAAGTGGAGATGAGCAAACAAATCTGATGAAGGCTCTCCTGAAACAGCGGCCTAAAAGAGTCTCCCACCTGCTGCAGGACAACTTGCCCGATAGTA TGTCCCGCTTCCGTTATGATGACTTTCTTGAGAAGAAGATAGTAGAGAAGAAGAACGACCACACATACCGTGTGTTTAAGACTGTGAATCGTCTGGCCAACGAGTTTCCGATGGCCGACGACTTCTCGGGATCCTTAGAGGACAAGAGGGAGGTGTCTGTTTGGTGCAGCAACGACTATCTGGGCATGAGTCGACACCCACGGGTCGTCCAATCCATTAT GGATACTCTACGTAAGCATGGATCAGGGGCGGGAGGCACCAGGAACATCTCCGGGACCAGTAAATTCCATGTGGAACTGGAACACGAGCTGGCTGACCTTCACAACAAAGACGCAGCACTGCTCTTCACCTCCTGCTTTGTCGCCAACGACTCCACCCTCTTCACTCTGGCGAAGATGCTGCCTG GTTGTGAAATCTACTCCGACGCAGGCAACCATGCCTCAATGATTCAGGGTATCAGAAACAGCGGTGTTAAGAAATTTATTTTCCGCCACAACGATGTCGCCCATCTCCGAGAGCTCCTACAGAAGGGAGACCCCACAAAACCGAAGATCGTGGCCTTTGAGACCGTCCATTCCATGGATG GTGCTGTGTGTCCGCTGGAGGAGATGTGCGATGTGTCCCATGAGTTTGGTGCTATCACCTTCGTAGATGAGGTTCATGCTGTGGGCCTGTATGGCGCCAAAGGAGGGGGCATCGGAGACAGAGATGGCATCATGCACAAGATGGATATCATCTCAGGAACACTAG GCAAGGCCTTCGGCTGTGTGGGTGGCTACATTGCGAGTACCGCTGCCCTGATAGACACGGTGCGTTCATACGCTGCTGGTTTCATCTTCACCACCTCTCTGCCACCAATGCTGTTAGCCGGAGCAAGGCAGTCGATCCAGGTTCTTAAAGGCGAGGAGGGCCGTTCACTGAGACGCAAACACCAGCGCAACGTCAAGCTGCTCCGACAAATGCTGATGGACTCTGGGCTGCCGGTGGTGCACTGCCCCAGCCACATCATCCCAGTCCGG GTATCAGACgctgagaaaaacacagaagtgTGTGACCTCATGATGAGTCGCCACAACATCTACGTGCAGGCCATCAACTATCCCACAGTTGCCAGGGGAGAAGAGCTCCTGCGTATTGCCccaacaccacaccacactcctGAGATGATGAAATACTTTGTTG AGAGGTTGGTTGACACGTGGAAGGAGGTGGGCTTGGAGCTGAACCCCCACTCCTCAGCAGAGTGCACCTTCTGCCAGCAGCCGCTGCACTTTGAGCTGATGAGCGACCGAGAAAAGTCTTACTTCAGCGGCCTGAGCCACCCTATCTCAGCCTGCGCATAA
- the b9d2 gene encoding B9 domain-containing protein 2 has product MAELHIIGQIVGGTGFPQNSLFCKWGVHTGGAWRLLSGLKEGQTQVDIPQVGDMAYWSHPIDLHYATKGLQGWPKLHLQVWHQDSFGRCQLYGYGYCHVPSSPGHHRISCVTWRPLGSWQEQLAQMFVGGGPQLRSPDLIYSGADRYRLHTEAMGTVELELGVIMRHFDKYGVES; this is encoded by the coding sequence ATGGCAGAGCTGCACATCATCGGCCAGATCGTTGGGGGCACTGGTTTTCCTCAAAACAGCCTCTTCTGCAAATGGGGAGTTCATACGGGAGGAGCATGGCGTCTCCTGTCTGGACTGAAGGAGGGCCAGACCCAAGTGGATATCCCTCAAGTAGGAGACATGGCGTACTGGAGTCACCCGATAGACCTGCACTACGCGACTAAAGGACTCCAAGGCTGGCCGAAGCTTCATCTCCAAGTGTGGCACCAGGACTCTTTCGGCCGCTGCCAGTTGTACGGCTACGGCTACTGTCACGTCCCCTCCAGCCCCGGGCATCACCGGATAAGCTGTGTGACCTGGAGGCCGCTCGGCTCCTGGCAGGAGCAGTTGGCTCAAATGTTCGTCGGCGGAGGTCCCCAGCTCCGCAGCCCGGACCTCATATACAGCGGGGCGGACAGATACAGGCTGCACACCGAAGCCATGGGGACCGTGGAGCTGGAGCTAGGCGTTATCATGAGACACTTTGACAAATATGGCGTCGAGAGTTAA